From the genome of Gimesia chilikensis:
ACCCTATGATGCACACATCGTCGAGCAACTCAAAGCTGCCGACGCCATACTGATTGGCAAAACCAACCTCGATGAATTCGCCATGGGTTCTTCGACTGAAAACTCCGCTTTCAAAACGACCGCGAACCCCTGGAATACAGCCCACGCTGCCGGCGGATCCAGCGGTGGTTCTGCTGCTGCGGTTGCTGCCGGGTTCAGTCCTCTATCGCTGGGCAGCGACACCGGTGGTTCAATTCGTCAGCCAGCCAGCTTTTGTGGTGTCGTAGGATTGAAGCCAACATATGGCCGCGTCTCCCGTTATGGTCTGGTCGCATTCGCCAGCTCACTCGACCAGATCGGCCCCTTTTCACGAGACGTCACTGACGCTGCTCTGCTGCTGGAAGTGATTGCAGGAAAAGATCAGCGGGATACCACCAGCCTGGACTCCCCCGTCCCCGAGTACACGACAAACCTGGAACAGCCACTGGAAAACCTCAAAGTCGGCTACCTGGAAGATCAGCATGTCGAGGGCCTGAATAAAGAGGTCAAAGCAGCCACTCAGGCGGCCCTTGATGTTTATAAATCTCTGGGTGCGGAACTGATTCCGATTGAACTGCCACACGCGAAATACTGCGTTGCCACCTATTACATTATTGCCCCTTCAGAAGCATCTAGTAACCTCGCCCGATATGACGGGGTGCACTACGGGCGTCGCGCTGACCAGTTTGAAGACATGGTCGACATGTATGCCGCCAGCCGGGGTGAAGCATTTGGTGACGAAGTGAAACGTCGGATCATGCTGGGGACTTATGCCCTGTCATCAGGCTATTACGATGCCTATTACCTCAAGGCACTCAAAGTCAGACGCCTGATCCGCAATGACTTCGAACAGGCATTCCAGAATGTTGACATTATTGCCACACCGGTCACTCCCACTCCCGCCTTCAAGATTGGCGAACTGATCGATGATCCATTGGCGATGTATCTGGCCGACATTTTCACCACCAGTGCCAACCTGTCAGGAGTTCCCGGCATTTCTATTCCCGCAGGCATGAGCCAGGATCAGCTACCGATTGGACTGCAACTGCTCGCACCGCCGCTGGAAGAAGAACGGCTCCTGCGAGCTGCCCGCATGTTCGAACGGGAAACAGACTGGCACGAGCGACGACCAGCCTGATCCTCAACGAATCCTGGCAAACCAGACAATACGAAACTTGAATTTCTCAGACATTGATATAAAGGGTAGCGTGACATCATGGACTATACGGTGATCATCGGTCTTGAAGTCCACGTGCAGTTACAGACCAGAACCAAACTTTTCTGCGGTTGCTCCACTAAGTTCAACCCGGACCAGCCCAACACACAGACCTGCCCTGTCTGCCTGGGATTGCCCGGTGCACTGCCAGTGCTGAACCGTGAAGCGTTTCGCTTAGGCATGAAAACCGGCCTGGCCATCAACTGTGAAATCCCGTCCTTCACCAAATGGGACCGTAAACAGTACTATTATCCAGACCTGCCCAAAGCCTATCAGATCAGCCAGTACGATCTCCCCATGAGCCAGAATGGCTGGCTGGAAATCGAAATCGAGCCGGAAACGCGAGAAACGAAAAAAGTGGGCATCATCCGTGCCCACCTCGAAGAAGATGCCGGAAAAAACAGTCACGACGAATCAGGACGGGGCCAGGACAGTAAAGTCGACCTCAACCGGTGTGGCACTCCCCTGGTGGAGATCGTTTCCGAGCCCGATCTGCGCTCGGCACAGGAAGCACGCAAATACCTGGAAGAACTCAAACTGCTCCTGACATACATTGATGTCTCTGACTGCAATATGCAGGAAGGGAGCCTGCGCTGCGATGCCAACGTGAACCTGCACATCCACCAGGAAAACGGCGATGCGATCGCCACACCGATTGTCGAAATCAAAAACCTCAACAGCTTCCGAGGGGTCGAACAGGCGATTGAGTACGAAGTCAAACGCCAGTGGGAAGAATGGCAGAAAACCGGGCAGAGCATAAAAGACGTTCCCAAAGAAACTCGGGGCTGGGACGCAGACCGAGGGGTCACACTGGGTCAGCGCGGCAAAGAAGAAGCAGCCGACTATCGCTACTTCCCAGATCCCGATCTGGCCCCGGTTACGGTAACCGATGCAGAACGCGAAGAGGTCATGAACGAACTTTGTGAATGCCCCGCGAATCGCAGAAACCGCTTCGAAGCCGACTATGGGCTTTCTACCTACGACGCTGCAGTCATTATCGATCAGGGGATCGCTTTTGCAGACTACTTCGAGACGGTAGCTCAGGGATGCAGCAACGGCAAACAGGCTGCGAACTGGGTCACCCAGGATGTTCAGCGGGAATTAAACGAGCGGAGCTGTCAGATCGCCGACTTCCCCATCCGCCCTGAAGTGCTGGCAGCCTTACTCCAGAAAGTGGAAGCCAGTGAAATCACAATCAAAAGTGCCCGCACTGTATTTCAGGTTCTGCTGGAAGAAGACGCCGCAAGCGTTGAGCGAATTCAGGCTGTGATTGAGGAAAAAGGCCTGGGCCTGGTATCAGACACCGGAGAACTGGAAGCGATCGTCGAGGCAGTTGTTGCGAAAAACGAGAAAGCCGTCGCCGACTTCCAGAGCGGCAAACAGGCTGCGGTTGGGGCACTGATTGGCCAGGTAATGCGGGAAATCAAAGGAGCTGATGCAAAAGTTGTCAGAGAGCTCCTGATCAAGAAAATGAGCTGAGCACAGCTTTTTTCCAAACGAGCGGCGGCATCATTCAGACAGGCAACCGGAATGGCTGGCGAGCATTCAGCCATTCGTCGCATTATACATCGCGTCTAGAAAATCCCCAGTTCATCGCGGGCATCGTCAGTCATCAAGTCAGGAGACCAGGGCGGAGTCATTGTCAGCTGGATGGTTGCTTCATTCACGTCATCCACTCTCTCCAGCGCCATCTTGGCCTGCGTGATAATCTGCGGACCAGCAGGACAGGCAGGACTGGTTAACGTCATAGAAACGGTAACCTTGGACGGATCATCTTCCGACCGAAGAATTTCATAAACGAGTCCCAGATCCACGATATTGATGTTTAACTCGGGATCAATGACCTGTTTCAACGCTTCAACCAGCGCATCATCGCCTCCTACCCCTTTGAAAGCTGAGAATACCGGTAGCTGATTCTCTTCTTTCTTTTCTCCAGTCTCGTCTCTGGATTCATCGGACATGGTTCTGCTTCTCCTCTTGGAAGTGATGACGCCCTGTTTCGATCACTTTTTAAATTTACCTGATACCAAGCAGAACCTTATAAGTTTGCGAAGAAAACTCAGTAATTCTGCTTAATAATATGATTATTAGATTACAGCCTCTCAGAGGCATTAGTTCTTGCTTTAATTGAATACGACCTGAAAAAGCCCGATAAAACACGCACAAGAAGTCATTAGTTAGGTCTAGCAAAGATCTTACGATCTCTGACTTCTAGCTCAAATGTACGAACGGGCTTGGTGGCAGGCATACAGAGTGCTTTGCCGGTCTGCAAATCAAACCGAGCACCATGGCGGGGACAAACGATCGCCCCCTCTTCAATACACCCATCAGTTAATGGCTGACCATCATGAGTACATACATCTTCAATCGCGAAGTAGTGGTCACCCACACGAATCAGTAGCACGGGAGTATCCTCAACGAATACTTCCAGCCGGTCAGCATCCTGAAAATCGTCAATGGATGCGATTTCTTCAAAGTCGAGCATTTGTCTATTACTCTATTGTCTGTATCCAGTGAAAATTTACCGACCAAAACCCAATTTTTTGATAATCGCCTGATTCAGCGTCTCACGGACGGCTTCGACAGGGATTCGATCGAACACGGTCTGGAAAAAACCTTCCACGATCATATGCATGGCCTCATACTCGGACATGCCTCGTGACATACAATAGAAGATCTGCTCTTCATCAACGCGCCCGGCGGTCGCGCCATGTGTACAGCGTACATCGTCTGCCTCGATCTCCAGCCCTGGAATTGCGTCGGCTCGACATGTGGGGGAAAGCATCAGAGAATCGTTACGCTGATAGCCGTTCGTCTGCTGGCCTTCTTTTTCAACACGGATCATCCCTCGCCAGATGGCACGAGCCTGGTCGCGCAGTACCTGCTTATACAGCAGGTCAGAACGGGTCTCGGCTGCATTATGCGACTGTTGCGTGTAGAACGAATGGATCTGATTATCAGTCGAGAAGGTGACGCCATTGACTTCAGCTTCTGAGCCGCGGCCATCCAGGACGACATCCTGATGGATGTGAGCCAGCTTGGCACCGATTCCTCCGACGGTCCACTGCAGGAAGCCGTTATTTTCGACTCGTCCCGCCTGATGGGCAACATGCCACACCTTATGATTCCAATTCTGCAACTGGACGTATCGCAGGCGTGCCTCTTTGGCGAGAATTAGTTCAACGGCCCCCACATGCAGCCCGAGCAGATCATCGCTCACGGAAGCAGTTTCTTCCAACAGAGTTGCGGAAGCCCCCTCTTCCAAAATGACCAGCGTGTGACTCAGGTCAGCTGCCTTGTCAGCCTGGAGTGTGATCAGACTATGAAGTGGAGCGTCCACGATTACATTACGAGGCACATACAGAACGGTACCACCGGTCCAGAATGCGGCGTGCCATGCGGAAAAGCGATCACGCTGACTGTCAACGGCCCGGGTCATAAAGTAGGGCTGAATCAATTCGCCATGTTCGCGAACCACTGTCGCGAGGTCGCCAAAAATCACTCCTTTAGCCGCCAGTTCTTCCGACATTTCGCTGGAGATCAACTGCCCATCTGTGTGCTTCACATGACCAGCAAAATCAGCCTGTCCGGTGAGCAGTGTTTCCGTTTCCGGTGCAACTGACTGTTCAGTCTGTGCAGCACACAACTGAAAGCGGTCCGGACGCAGGGCACGTAAATCGACACGTCGCCACTCTTCCGGATCGAGTTCCGTTTCCAGAAGCTCGCGGTAACGCTGAAATGCCTGACGCCGGGATTCGGTAACCCAGGCTGGCTCGTCACGCGTGGCCAGAAATGCTTCAAATGCTGCTTCACCAAAACCGGCGGGAATTTCAGCAGACGTATTCACGGACGGAGTGCTCATTGTACTCTCTGTTTTACTTTCAATATCGGAATCAGTGCGAGTCAATTCGGCCAGGGGCCATGCTCACTGACAACCAGTTGATGACTTGAATAATGAAACTGAACTCCTGAGTCTTACCTCGGGAATTAACCAATCGAACCTTCCATCTGTAATTCAATCAGTCGGTTCATTTCGACTGCATATTCCATGGGCAATTCTTTAACGAGAGGCTCAATGAATCCAGTGACGATCATGGATGATGCTTCCGCCTCGGTTAAGCCGCGGCTCATGAGGTAGAACAGCTGTTCTTCACCAATCTTGGAAACGCTGGCTTCGTGCTCGATTGCCACGTCATTGTCTTCGATCTCAATGTAGGGGTATGTATCACTACGGCTTTCCGGATCCAGCAGCAGGGCATCGCAGACCACGTTGGATTTACAGCGATCCGCCTTAGGATCAACCTTCACCAGACCACGATAGCTGGAACGGCCGCCATCTTTGGAAATACTCTTGGAAATAATGCGGCTGGACGTATTTGGAGCACAGTGCACCATTTTCGCACCAGCGTCCTGATGCTGCCCCTTGCCGGCGAAGGCGATAGAGAGAGTTTCTCCACGGGCACCTTCCCCCATCAGATAGATGGCGGGATATTTCATGGTCAATTTAGAACCCAGGTTCCCGTCGACCCACTCCATCAGCGAATCTTCATAGGCAAATGCCCGCTTGGTCACCAGGTTATAGACGTTGTTCGACCAGTTCTGAATCGTGGTATAGCGGAAGCGTCCGCCTTTTTTCACGATGATTTCCACAACAGCAGAGTGCAGACTTTCCGAGCTGTAAGTCGGAGCAGTACAGCCTTCGACGTAGTGGCAGGAAGCCCCTTCATCGACGATTACCAGCGTCCGTTCAAACTGCCCCATGTTTTCCGAGTTAATGCGGAAGTAGGCCTGCAGAGGAAATTCGATATGAACTCCGGGTGGCACATACACGAATGAACCACCAGACCAGACAGCCGAATTCAAAGCAGCATACTTATTGTCGTCGGGTGGAATGATGGTGCCGAAATATTCTTTCAACAGCTCAGGATGATCACGCAGTGCCGAATCGGTGTCAGTGAAGATTACGCCCTGCTTCGCCAGGTCTTCCTGGAGACTTCCATATACGACTTCGGATTCGTACTGGGCTTTGACTCCCGAGAGGAATTTCTTTTCTGCTTCGGGAATTCCCAGGCGGTCGTAAGTTTTCCGGATGTCATCAGGTACTTCATCCCAGCTGCGCCCCTGTCCTTCTGAGGCGCGAACGAAATAGTGAATGTCCTGGTAATTCAATTCGGATAAATTTCCACCCCACTCGGGAGTCGGTTTCTGTTCGAAAATCTCAAATGACTTCAAACGAAATTCCCGCATCCAGGCCGGTTCGTTTTTCATCTCAGAAATCTGGGCGACGATTTCCGCATTCAAACCTTTTTTGCCGGTGAATACATATTTGTCGGTGGGATCATGAAACCCGTATTGGTATTCACCAATATCAACGCTTTCATTTTCCGAATTGGTATCCAACCTGGTTGCCATTTCAACATCTCCCACTTTGTATTAACGGATACATCTCTCAATGTTGAGGATGTTTAGTTTTAAACTCGATCGCTTTTTTATCTGCTACTAAAACACTGCCAGTCAACTACACAGGCTCAACGGTTTCAGATACTTCCTCTGCAGCTGCTTCGGGATGACGTTCGCGAATACTCTTATAGCCGTGTTCGTGAAGCTCAGCAGCCAGCCGGGCATCGCCGGTTTCCACAATCCGCCCCGCCAGCATCACATGTGTAAACTGCGGTTCGTTGAATTCCAGAAGCCGCTCATGGTGCGTAATGATCAAGACGCCCATCTCCGGACCGGAGAGTCGACTCAACCCTTCACTCACGACTTTCACCGCATCACTATCGAGACCACTGTCAGTTTCATCCAATACGGCGAACTTGGGCTTGAGTAGAGCCAGTTGCAGAATTTCCATCCGCTTCTTTTCACCACCCGAAAAACCCTCATTCAGGTATCTGCGAGCCATCTCGAGATCCATGCCCAGGTCGTTCATCTGCTCACGCAGTTCCTTACGGAACTCACGCATCGGAATCAGCTTTTCGCCTTCTTTCCGTTCCGGATCCCGAACATTAGACATCGCATGCCGCAGAAAGTCGGCGACTTTGACTCCTGGAATCACGACAGGATACTGAAACGCGAGAAACAGCCCGAGGCGAGCACGTTCATTCGGATCGAGTTCCGAAATATCCGTGCCATCGATTTCGATTTTACCCTGAGTGATTTCATAACTTGGATGGCCAGCCATTGCATAGGCCAGCGTGCTTTTACCGGAACCGTTGGGTCCCATCAAAGCATGAATCTCACCCTGATTGATTTCCAGGTTGACCCCCTTGAGGATCGGTGTGCCACTGACTGAGACATGCAGGTCGGTAATTTTCAACAAACTCATTTTTCGTAATTCATCCTGTCATTCAGAATTCGACTCGAATTCGGAAACCTCATAAAACGGAATTGTGTTCAATTAACTTGTCTGTGCTTCAAATTCACAGCAATGATGCCCGTCCAGACAGCATTCGGAGAGATGCATCTTGGTACCGAGCACGCGTTCGAAGACTCTTTGCTCCAGTTCACAAATCGAAGCGTCTGCACTGGCAATATCGTGGTAGGGACAGTTATGTTCCCGGAGGATTGGTAATGGACCGGTATG
Proteins encoded in this window:
- the gatA gene encoding Asp-tRNA(Asn)/Glu-tRNA(Gln) amidotransferase subunit GatA, whose product is MSITSATASDLLAKMNAGELTSEAITAACLEAISQRDGDINAFLSIQQEAALNAAREVDRKRQAGEPLGKLAGIPVAVKDNICAKGSATTCASRMLEQFQPPYDAHIVEQLKAADAILIGKTNLDEFAMGSSTENSAFKTTANPWNTAHAAGGSSGGSAAAVAAGFSPLSLGSDTGGSIRQPASFCGVVGLKPTYGRVSRYGLVAFASSLDQIGPFSRDVTDAALLLEVIAGKDQRDTTSLDSPVPEYTTNLEQPLENLKVGYLEDQHVEGLNKEVKAATQAALDVYKSLGAELIPIELPHAKYCVATYYIIAPSEASSNLARYDGVHYGRRADQFEDMVDMYAASRGEAFGDEVKRRIMLGTYALSSGYYDAYYLKALKVRRLIRNDFEQAFQNVDIIATPVTPTPAFKIGELIDDPLAMYLADIFTTSANLSGVPGISIPAGMSQDQLPIGLQLLAPPLEEERLLRAARMFERETDWHERRPA
- the gatB gene encoding Asp-tRNA(Asn)/Glu-tRNA(Gln) amidotransferase subunit GatB; this encodes MDYTVIIGLEVHVQLQTRTKLFCGCSTKFNPDQPNTQTCPVCLGLPGALPVLNREAFRLGMKTGLAINCEIPSFTKWDRKQYYYPDLPKAYQISQYDLPMSQNGWLEIEIEPETRETKKVGIIRAHLEEDAGKNSHDESGRGQDSKVDLNRCGTPLVEIVSEPDLRSAQEARKYLEELKLLLTYIDVSDCNMQEGSLRCDANVNLHIHQENGDAIATPIVEIKNLNSFRGVEQAIEYEVKRQWEEWQKTGQSIKDVPKETRGWDADRGVTLGQRGKEEAADYRYFPDPDLAPVTVTDAEREEVMNELCECPANRRNRFEADYGLSTYDAAVIIDQGIAFADYFETVAQGCSNGKQAANWVTQDVQRELNERSCQIADFPIRPEVLAALLQKVEASEITIKSARTVFQVLLEEDAASVERIQAVIEEKGLGLVSDTGELEAIVEAVVAKNEKAVADFQSGKQAAVGALIGQVMREIKGADAKVVRELLIKKMS
- a CDS encoding metal-sulfur cluster assembly factor translates to MSDESRDETGEKKEENQLPVFSAFKGVGGDDALVEALKQVIDPELNINIVDLGLVYEILRSEDDPSKVTVSMTLTSPACPAGPQIITQAKMALERVDDVNEATIQLTMTPPWSPDLMTDDARDELGIF
- a CDS encoding Rieske (2Fe-2S) protein, which codes for MLDFEEIASIDDFQDADRLEVFVEDTPVLLIRVGDHYFAIEDVCTHDGQPLTDGCIEEGAIVCPRHGARFDLQTGKALCMPATKPVRTFELEVRDRKIFARPN
- the sufD gene encoding Fe-S cluster assembly protein SufD; amino-acid sequence: MSTPSVNTSAEIPAGFGEAAFEAFLATRDEPAWVTESRRQAFQRYRELLETELDPEEWRRVDLRALRPDRFQLCAAQTEQSVAPETETLLTGQADFAGHVKHTDGQLISSEMSEELAAKGVIFGDLATVVREHGELIQPYFMTRAVDSQRDRFSAWHAAFWTGGTVLYVPRNVIVDAPLHSLITLQADKAADLSHTLVILEEGASATLLEETASVSDDLLGLHVGAVELILAKEARLRYVQLQNWNHKVWHVAHQAGRVENNGFLQWTVGGIGAKLAHIHQDVVLDGRGSEAEVNGVTFSTDNQIHSFYTQQSHNAAETRSDLLYKQVLRDQARAIWRGMIRVEKEGQQTNGYQRNDSLMLSPTCRADAIPGLEIEADDVRCTHGATAGRVDEEQIFYCMSRGMSEYEAMHMIVEGFFQTVFDRIPVEAVRETLNQAIIKKLGFGR
- the sufB gene encoding Fe-S cluster assembly protein SufB produces the protein MATRLDTNSENESVDIGEYQYGFHDPTDKYVFTGKKGLNAEIVAQISEMKNEPAWMREFRLKSFEIFEQKPTPEWGGNLSELNYQDIHYFVRASEGQGRSWDEVPDDIRKTYDRLGIPEAEKKFLSGVKAQYESEVVYGSLQEDLAKQGVIFTDTDSALRDHPELLKEYFGTIIPPDDNKYAALNSAVWSGGSFVYVPPGVHIEFPLQAYFRINSENMGQFERTLVIVDEGASCHYVEGCTAPTYSSESLHSAVVEIIVKKGGRFRYTTIQNWSNNVYNLVTKRAFAYEDSLMEWVDGNLGSKLTMKYPAIYLMGEGARGETLSIAFAGKGQHQDAGAKMVHCAPNTSSRIISKSISKDGGRSSYRGLVKVDPKADRCKSNVVCDALLLDPESRSDTYPYIEIEDNDVAIEHEASVSKIGEEQLFYLMSRGLTEAEASSMIVTGFIEPLVKELPMEYAVEMNRLIELQMEGSIG
- the sufC gene encoding Fe-S cluster assembly ATPase SufC, which codes for MSLLKITDLHVSVSGTPILKGVNLEINQGEIHALMGPNGSGKSTLAYAMAGHPSYEITQGKIEIDGTDISELDPNERARLGLFLAFQYPVVIPGVKVADFLRHAMSNVRDPERKEGEKLIPMREFRKELREQMNDLGMDLEMARRYLNEGFSGGEKKRMEILQLALLKPKFAVLDETDSGLDSDAVKVVSEGLSRLSGPEMGVLIITHHERLLEFNEPQFTHVMLAGRIVETGDARLAAELHEHGYKSIRERHPEAAAEEVSETVEPV